Proteins encoded together in one Bacillota bacterium window:
- a CDS encoding ABC transporter ATP-binding protein yields the protein MQPAVEMRGIRKVFPGVVANDNVDLTINEGEIHALVGENGAGKSTIMNVLYGLYRPDAGTIKINGQPVQIRKNSDAIALGIGMVHQSFKLVPSFTVAENIVLGAEPHRSMFVDLTAVHDSVVEISKRFGLKVDPEARVRDLPVGVQQRVEILKTLYRNANILILDEPTAVLTPQETRELFGVIRSLVAKGKTVVFITHKLREVMEISDRVTVMRAGKVVGTKDTKDTNPTDLARMMVGREVLLRVKKEPAKPGKPVLQVQNIRVRDDRYLMAVRGLSLEVREGEILGIAGVEGNGQRELVEALVGLRPLVDGKVIIHGQEVTSASVRDRRESGMACVPEDRAVRGLAPRASIEENLIGVSYFKEPMSKHGILNLKAMAEFSRDSIKNFDVRAVGKDVPAFTLSGGNMQKVVLARELSTNPRLLIVAQPTRGLDIGSIEFMHSRIVEARDRGAAVLLVSAELGEVMSLSDRIAVMYEGRIVGVIDAAKATEEGLGLWMAGITDRGNTGVKGEGHEQSC from the coding sequence GTGCAGCCAGCTGTTGAGATGCGAGGCATCCGCAAGGTCTTCCCTGGCGTCGTTGCCAACGACAATGTGGACTTGACCATCAACGAAGGCGAGATCCACGCGCTCGTGGGCGAAAACGGGGCTGGAAAGAGCACCATCATGAACGTGCTATATGGGCTCTATCGCCCAGATGCGGGGACAATCAAGATCAACGGTCAGCCGGTGCAGATCCGCAAGAACTCCGACGCCATCGCGCTCGGAATCGGCATGGTCCATCAGAGTTTCAAACTGGTGCCTTCATTCACCGTCGCCGAGAACATCGTGCTCGGAGCGGAACCTCATCGTTCGATGTTCGTGGACCTGACAGCAGTGCACGATAGTGTCGTCGAGATATCGAAGCGGTTCGGGTTGAAGGTCGACCCGGAGGCCCGGGTCAGAGACTTGCCCGTTGGTGTCCAGCAGCGGGTCGAGATTCTCAAGACACTGTATCGAAATGCCAACATACTCATTCTCGACGAACCTACCGCGGTTCTGACCCCGCAGGAGACACGTGAGCTGTTTGGCGTCATTCGATCTCTTGTGGCCAAGGGCAAGACAGTCGTTTTCATCACGCACAAGCTGCGCGAGGTCATGGAAATCTCCGACCGAGTCACCGTCATGCGTGCCGGCAAAGTGGTGGGGACGAAGGACACGAAAGATACCAACCCCACGGACCTGGCTAGGATGATGGTCGGGCGAGAGGTTCTGCTGCGTGTGAAGAAGGAGCCTGCGAAGCCTGGCAAACCCGTTCTCCAGGTCCAGAACATAAGGGTACGCGATGACCGGTACCTCATGGCCGTACGTGGCCTCTCTCTCGAGGTTCGGGAGGGCGAGATACTTGGCATCGCTGGAGTGGAAGGCAACGGCCAGCGGGAATTGGTGGAGGCTCTTGTGGGGCTCCGGCCCCTGGTGGACGGCAAGGTGATCATCCACGGTCAGGAAGTAACGTCCGCCTCCGTGCGCGACAGGCGCGAGTCCGGCATGGCGTGTGTCCCAGAGGACCGGGCCGTGCGAGGCCTGGCCCCTCGGGCGAGCATAGAGGAGAACTTGATAGGGGTTTCGTACTTCAAGGAACCCATGAGCAAGCACGGGATTCTGAACCTCAAGGCCATGGCTGAGTTCTCTCGTGATTCCATCAAGAACTTCGATGTCCGGGCGGTGGGGAAGGACGTCCCCGCCTTCACCCTGTCAGGCGGCAACATGCAGAAGGTAGTGCTCGCCCGGGAGCTCAGCACCAATCCCAGACTCCTTATCGTGGCCCAGCCTACCCGGGGTTTGGACATAGGAAGCATCGAGTTCATGCACTCCCGGATAGTGGAGGCGCGGGACCGCGGCGCTGCCGTGTTGCTGGTCTCCGCTGAACTGGGAGAGGTCATGTCCCTCAGCGACCGGATTGCTGTGATGTATGAGGGCAGGATTGTGGGCGTCATAGACGCCGCGAAGGCCACGGAAGAAGGGCTTGGACTGTGGATGGCGGGTATCACGGATCGAGGCAATACAGGAGTGAAGGGTGAGGGGCATGAGCAGAGTTGTTGA
- a CDS encoding BMP family ABC transporter substrate-binding protein, whose translation MSRRTLSLLLAAVMVFALAVDVVGAAAAPKAKKYKVGLLVNLLGDRSYWDSAARGIKWANEKLPNIDGRVFEHKDTGEMELTARALADQGYDMVIVMGWGSEDWAARVAKEYPDTHFFGAAVKLPDLPNTSSGDFLEHEGCFTVGMVAAMMTKTGKVGYIGGSDSPLLNRFRHGYIQGVKYANPKVEVVTGWVGVFNDPTKAKELALTQYQEGCDIIFAAAGKSGEGVLAAAAEKGKYAIGVDSDQCWIRPGNVITSMLKRVDMVVFNKCKQLSEGALKTGFEAYGLKEGLVGACHLYEEDTEFLDKGPKDMVAKLKNEVMPQVRKAVERIKAGEFGVEDYMKVFPVTKTPPVGGMTK comes from the coding sequence ATGTCTCGTCGCACGCTGTCGCTTCTTCTGGCCGCAGTCATGGTATTCGCACTGGCCGTCGATGTCGTTGGTGCGGCGGCCGCGCCGAAGGCCAAGAAGTACAAAGTCGGATTGCTCGTCAACTTGCTGGGCGACCGCTCCTACTGGGACTCCGCGGCCCGCGGTATTAAGTGGGCCAACGAGAAGCTTCCGAACATCGATGGTAGGGTTTTTGAGCACAAGGATACCGGCGAGATGGAACTGACTGCTCGTGCCCTCGCAGATCAGGGCTACGACATGGTCATCGTGATGGGTTGGGGTTCTGAGGACTGGGCCGCCCGTGTGGCCAAGGAATACCCGGATACCCACTTCTTCGGCGCCGCTGTGAAACTGCCGGATCTTCCCAATACGTCCAGCGGGGACTTCCTGGAGCACGAGGGCTGCTTTACCGTGGGTATGGTAGCCGCGATGATGACCAAGACCGGCAAGGTCGGTTACATCGGCGGATCGGACAGCCCACTTCTCAACCGTTTCCGGCATGGATACATCCAGGGCGTCAAGTACGCCAACCCGAAGGTTGAGGTAGTCACTGGGTGGGTAGGCGTGTTCAACGATCCGACGAAGGCTAAGGAACTGGCACTTACCCAGTACCAGGAAGGTTGCGACATCATCTTCGCCGCGGCGGGCAAGAGCGGCGAGGGTGTCCTCGCTGCCGCGGCCGAGAAGGGCAAGTACGCGATCGGCGTGGACTCTGACCAGTGCTGGATCAGGCCCGGCAACGTGATTACGAGCATGCTCAAGAGAGTGGACATGGTTGTGTTCAACAAGTGCAAGCAGCTGTCCGAGGGCGCGCTCAAGACTGGCTTCGAGGCATACGGCCTGAAGGAAGGGTTGGTTGGGGCCTGCCATCTGTATGAGGAGGACACCGAATTCCTGGACAAAGGGCCCAAAGACATGGTTGCCAAGCTCAAGAACGAGGTAATGCCCCAGGTCCGTAAGGCTGTGGAGCGGATCAAGGCCGGGGAGTTCGGAGTGGAGGACTACATGAAGGTCTTCCCCGTCACCAAGACTCCACCGGTCGGCGGCATGACCAAGTAA
- a CDS encoding ABC transporter permease has protein sequence MSRVVDGLKKHVKRALYGSFRLGVSMAIAVIIGSIIILLYGHNPIEIYGMLIQGAFGSQRSLFITLQRATPLIFTALASTLAFRTGVFNVGIESQFYVGALCGTVVGYAFDLPAIIHLPLTFLAAFLGGALWAVVPAILRERLKISEIVTTIMTNYVAFQLRDYLLIYVLRVGPHLAETPFVKDSVKLPQFTELVPGLGRGSQAHVGIFLALATAIILYLVLKYTRRGYEWRMVGVSFPFSEFAGINMRRAFMTGFVVSGGIAAIGGLVEILGVWRRYKQLFGVGFGFKGNLAALLGGRTVVGATAAALFYGSMEAGSVALEWNSGVPRQLIDILIGLIIFFMAAPGLWDFLKSAKLISGPKTARRAPAGREA, from the coding sequence ATGAGCAGAGTTGTTGACGGGCTCAAGAAGCATGTGAAGCGAGCCCTCTACGGCTCGTTCAGGCTGGGCGTAAGCATGGCCATCGCCGTGATCATCGGCTCGATTATAATCCTGCTGTACGGGCATAACCCAATCGAGATCTACGGAATGCTCATCCAGGGCGCCTTCGGCAGCCAGAGGAGCCTCTTCATTACTCTGCAGAGGGCAACCCCTCTCATATTCACCGCCCTCGCTTCGACGTTGGCGTTCCGAACAGGCGTGTTCAATGTGGGCATCGAGAGTCAGTTCTACGTCGGTGCTCTGTGCGGGACAGTCGTTGGATATGCGTTCGATCTTCCAGCGATCATCCACTTGCCTTTAACGTTCCTTGCCGCGTTCCTCGGCGGGGCGCTCTGGGCCGTTGTCCCTGCAATACTCCGGGAGCGGCTCAAGATCAGTGAGATCGTGACTACGATCATGACCAACTATGTTGCCTTCCAGCTCCGGGATTACCTTCTCATCTACGTGCTCAGAGTGGGGCCGCATCTTGCCGAAACACCTTTCGTCAAGGACAGTGTCAAGTTGCCCCAGTTCACTGAGCTGGTTCCAGGGCTTGGCAGGGGCAGCCAGGCGCACGTGGGTATCTTCCTCGCCCTCGCCACCGCTATCATACTCTACCTCGTTCTCAAGTACACCAGGCGTGGGTACGAGTGGCGGATGGTCGGTGTGTCCTTTCCGTTCTCGGAGTTCGCGGGCATTAATATGAGGCGGGCGTTCATGACGGGATTCGTCGTGAGCGGCGGCATAGCGGCCATCGGCGGGCTGGTGGAGATCTTGGGCGTCTGGCGCCGCTACAAGCAGTTGTTCGGCGTTGGGTTTGGGTTCAAGGGGAACCTCGCGGCCCTGCTCGGCGGGCGGACGGTGGTCGGCGCGACGGCTGCAGCGTTGTTCTACGGGAGCATGGAGGCGGGATCCGTGGCGCTCGAGTGGAATTCCGGTGTCCCAAGGCAACTGATCGACATCCTCATCGGCTTGATCATCTTCTTCATGGCGGCACCCGGTCTGTGGGACTTCCTGAAGAGTGCCAAGCTGATATCTGGACCGAAAACGGCTCGCCGCGCCCCTGCGGGTCGGGAAGCATAG